A region from the Prionailurus viverrinus isolate Anna chromosome E2, UM_Priviv_1.0, whole genome shotgun sequence genome encodes:
- the PNMA8A gene encoding paraneoplastic antigen-like protein 8A, translating to MAMNLLEDWCRGMEVDIHRSLLVTGIPEDCGQAEIEETLHGVLSPLGPYFVLNKIFLREENAKAALIEVGEGVSLRAVPREFPARGGVWRVVCRDPTQDAEFLKNLNEFLDAEGRTWEDVVRLLQLSHPPRPQNQRPENWAEALGVLLGAVVQIVFYMDAEVRSREEVRAQEVTDAQAVAASASASRRKVKKEPGWSAEVGSALKTENPDSWHDMEDEGDPPKPLVRRAGAKSRSRRKKQKKNPKQESVAWKKPKGHHSKSSAALEDPEANGAENMEVSEAIRSNRKPCVKQEESALKKPAGKCAWKAPSKPSRDAQLEAVSPGVASESDQDGGQEGPPKKKAVGWALAKSPAPMRKKKKVSLGPVSYVLVDSEDAKKKPMMAKKGPAAREASVQKALRGPRPAELPASTSQGPEANPEGSPRASSGENDHRSHLGCADKRMSGEEPERRVGAGQGVHEEDPSAVEEADEVLEGESPDLPPRSP from the coding sequence ATGGCCATGAACCTTCTGGAGGACTGGTGCCGGGGTATGGAAGTGGACATCCACAGGTCCCTGTTGGTCACGGGCATCCCAGAGGACTGTGGTCAAGCAGAAATTGAGGAGACCTTGCATGGGGTCCTCTCCCCGCTGGGCCCGTACTTCGTGCTCAATAAGATTTTTCTGAGGGAAGAGAACGCCAAAGCTGCCCTAATTGAGGTGGGAGAGGGTGTGAGTCTCAGGGCCGTCCCCCGGGAGTTCCCAGCAAGGGGGGGCGTCTGGAGAGTGGTTTGTAGAGACCCCACCCAGGatgctgagtttttaaaaaatctgaatgaGTTCTTAGATGCTGAGGGGCGCACGTGGGAGGATGTGGTCCGCCTGCTCCAGCTCAGTCACCCCCCACGGCCCCAGAATCAGCGCCCGGAGAACTGGGCAGAAGCTTTGGGGGTGCTCCTGGGGGCAGTGGTGCAAATCGTCTTCTACATGGATGCCGAGGTCCGCAGCCGCGAGGAAGTGAGGGCGCAAGAGGTGACTGATGCCCAGGCCGTAGCAGCTTCAGCTTCAGCATCACGGAGGAAGGTCAAGAAGGAGCCAGGATGGTCTGCAGAAGTAGGGTCTGCTTTGAAGACGGAGAATCCCGACAGCTGGCATGACATGGAAGACGAAGGTGACCCCCCCAAACCTCTGGTTCGCAGAGCTGGAGCTAAAAGTCGCTCcaggagaaagaagcagaaaaaaaaccccaagcaaGAGTCAGTGGCCTGGAAGAAACCCAAAGGCCACCATTCCAAGAGCTCAGCCGCCTTGGAGGATCCTGAGGCCAATGGCGCGGAAAATATGGAGGTCTCAGAAGCTATCAGGAGCAACAGAAAGCCCTGTGTGAAGCAGGAGGAGTCGGCTTTGAAGAAGCCTGCGGGCAAATGTGCCTGGAAGGCTCCCAGCAAGCCATCCCGTGATGCCCAGTTGGAAGCTGTGAGTCCTGGGGTTGCTTCGGAGTCAGACCAAGATGGCGGTCAGGAAGGCCCACCAAAGAAGAAGGCCGTGGGCTGGGCCTTGGCAAAGAGCCCTGCccccatgagaaagaaaaagaaggtaagCTTGGGCCCTGTCTCTTACGTCCTTGTCGATTCAGAAGATGCCAAGAAAAAACCGATGATGGCAAAGAAAGGGCCAGCCGCAAGAGAGGCATCAGTTCAGAAGGCCCTCCGAGGCCCACGGCCCGCGGAGTTGCCAGCCTCGACCTCACAGGGCCCAGAGGCCAACCCAGAAGGCTCCCCGCGTGCCTCCAGTGGTGAGAACGACCACAGAAGCCATTTGGGGTGCGCCGACAAGCGGATGAGTGGGGAAGAGCCGGAGCGCCGGGTGGGGGCAGGTCAGGGGGTGCATGAGGAGGACCCCAGTGCAGTGGAAGAGGCAGATGAGGTTTTAGAGGGCGAGAGCCCTGACCTCCCTCCTAGGAGCCCCTGA
- the PNMA8C gene encoding paraneoplastic antigen-like protein 8C, which translates to MLFGVKDIALLEHGCKALEVDSYKSLMILDIPEDCDHEEFEDIIRAPLRPLGKFEVAGKAFLEEERSKAAIIRLAEDINYAVIPREIKGKGGLWRVVYMPRKQDIEFLTKLNLFLQSEGRTVEDVARVLRQELCPAVTGPREPPARKCRAPGAGEKQPGAGATAGADAAPPLDSTEKPSKPGDDKRGKRKHKKNRRRHHASDKL; encoded by the coding sequence ATGCTGTTCGGGGTGAAGGACATCGCCCTGTTGGAGCACGGGTGCAAGGCTCTGGAGGTGGACAGTTACAAGTCCCTGATGATCCTGGATATCCCGGAAGACTGCGACCACGAGGAATTCGAAGACATCATACGGGCCCCCCTGAGACCTCTGGGCAAGTTCGAAGTGGCTGGGAAGGCCTTTCTGGAAGAAGAGAGGTCCAAGGCAGCCATCATCAGGCTGGCGGAGGACATCAATTATGCCGTCATCCCCAGGGAGATCAAGGGCAAGGGCGGCCTGTGGAGGGTGGTCTACATGCCCCGGAAGCAGGACATTGAATTCCTGACCAAGCTGAACCTCTTCCTGCAGAGCGAGGGCAGGACGGTGGAGGACGTGGCCCGAGTCCTGAGGCAGGAATTGTGCCCCGCAGTGACGGGCCCCAGAGAGCCACCTGCCAGAAAGTGCCGCGCGCCCGGGGCCGGGGAGAAGCAGCCCGGGGCTGGGGCCACGGCCGGGGCGGATGCGGCGCCGCCTCTGGACTCCACGGAGAAGCCGAGCAAGCCTGGAGATGACAAGAGAGGCAAGAGGAAGCATAAGAAAAACCGGCGAAGGCACCATGCATCTGACAAGCTGTGA